A single region of the Winslowiella toletana genome encodes:
- the chiP gene encoding chitoporin ChiP, which translates to MVFSAAAQAEGFIEDSSLTGGFYYWQRERDRKDLNKTREETRPDGSTVIVDNPDYNRYTTNLSHATANLSLDFSSGYAWDLFGIDLAAFTAVELAEASASGHPNEIAFSSRNRALSEDFSGDKSGVSLYKAAAKFRHDNFWGHAGYIQPGGQTLLAPHWSFMPGTYRGAEVGYKADFGISGELSLSYMWADKYKSPWHIEMDDFRRNDRKTRVSYLHSLGFKYDFKNDFVLEAAYGQAAGYLDQYFTKASWKTELAGNPLTTSYQFYGAQDRVNSNDANSLYDGLAWLQAVTLAYTTGPFNWRLEGTMVKAEGNQGYFLQRMTPGYATSNGRLDIWWDNRSDFNANGEKAVYAGVMYDLKNWDLPGFAVGGSWVYAWDARPSSNPLFDQSQRLKESAWSLDAQYTVQQGRAKNTQFRLHYTQYNNHSDLPSWSGGYGNIFQDERDVKFMVIAPFTLF; encoded by the coding sequence ATGGTTTTTTCCGCTGCTGCTCAGGCAGAAGGATTTATAGAAGATTCCAGCCTGACCGGTGGCTTCTATTACTGGCAGCGTGAGCGTGATCGTAAAGACCTGAATAAAACCCGCGAGGAAACGCGCCCCGACGGCAGCACGGTGATTGTCGATAACCCGGACTACAACCGTTACACCACCAATCTTTCACATGCCACTGCCAACCTGAGCCTCGATTTCTCCTCTGGCTATGCCTGGGACTTATTCGGCATCGACCTGGCAGCCTTTACCGCCGTTGAATTAGCCGAGGCCAGCGCCAGCGGCCATCCCAATGAAATCGCCTTTTCATCCCGTAACCGTGCCTTGAGCGAAGATTTCTCCGGTGATAAAAGCGGCGTCAGTTTATATAAGGCCGCGGCAAAATTTCGTCATGACAATTTCTGGGGGCACGCCGGTTATATTCAGCCGGGTGGTCAGACGCTGCTCGCACCTCACTGGAGTTTTATGCCCGGCACTTATCGCGGTGCCGAAGTCGGATATAAAGCTGATTTTGGGATCAGTGGCGAGCTGAGCCTGTCGTATATGTGGGCGGACAAATACAAGTCTCCCTGGCATATCGAAATGGATGATTTTCGGCGTAATGATCGTAAAACCCGCGTTTCTTATCTTCACTCACTGGGGTTCAAATACGACTTTAAAAACGATTTTGTGCTGGAAGCGGCTTATGGTCAGGCCGCCGGTTATCTCGACCAGTACTTTACCAAAGCCAGCTGGAAAACTGAGCTGGCCGGAAACCCCCTGACCACCAGCTATCAGTTCTATGGTGCGCAGGACAGGGTAAACAGCAACGATGCCAACAGTCTGTATGACGGCCTGGCGTGGTTGCAGGCGGTGACTTTAGCGTATACCACTGGCCCGTTTAACTGGCGGCTTGAAGGCACCATGGTGAAAGCCGAAGGTAATCAGGGCTACTTTCTGCAACGTATGACGCCGGGATACGCCACTTCCAACGGGCGGCTGGATATCTGGTGGGATAACCGTTCGGACTTTAACGCCAACGGTGAAAAAGCGGTGTATGCCGGGGTGATGTATGACCTGAAAAACTGGGATCTGCCGGGCTTTGCCGTCGGCGGTTCATGGGTTTACGCCTGGGATGCCCGGCCCAGCAGCAATCCTCTATTTGATCAAAGCCAGCGCCTGAAAGAGAGCGCCTGGAGCCTTGATGCGCAGTACACCGTGCAGCAAGGCCGCGCCAAAAACACCCAGTTCAGACTGCATTACACCCAGTATAACAATCACTCCGATCTGCCAAGCTGGAGCGGTGGTTACGGCAATATTTTTCAGGATGAAAGAGACGTGAAGTTTATGGTTATCGCGCCGTTCACCCTGTTCTGA